A genomic stretch from Pyxidicoccus xibeiensis includes:
- a CDS encoding dipeptidase, with translation MGDVKELHQRWCIADGHADSLMWNRDLCARSEEGHVDFPRLREAGVKLQCFTIVTRGFPFIGGFPVFAAWRGWPREARASEWTRALWQIERMEEFCRRSGDAARITTTAAALEDNLAHGRLSAVLGVEGGHAIEGKVERLAELHRRGVRFMGLTHLSNNDLGGSSFPMMGNRGLTTLGQEVMEEMARLGLSVDVAHASESTLEDLFAHPTVRYFCSHTGVRAAGGGWRNLSDAALRRIADRGGVVGIIFAPVYLGGDSVDDVVRHIEHAVDVMGEEGVGLGSDYDGMVPLPKGMKDVTDLHLLTEALLRRHPESWVERVLGGNFRRFFQRTLGG, from the coding sequence ATGGGTGACGTGAAAGAGCTCCACCAGCGCTGGTGCATCGCGGACGGACACGCGGACTCCCTCATGTGGAACCGCGACCTGTGTGCCCGCTCCGAAGAAGGCCATGTGGACTTCCCCCGCCTGCGGGAGGCGGGCGTGAAGCTGCAGTGCTTCACCATCGTCACGCGGGGCTTTCCCTTCATCGGAGGCTTCCCGGTGTTCGCCGCGTGGCGGGGCTGGCCCCGCGAGGCCCGCGCCAGCGAGTGGACGCGGGCCCTCTGGCAGATTGAGCGCATGGAGGAGTTCTGCCGCCGCTCCGGGGACGCGGCGCGCATCACCACCACCGCGGCCGCGCTGGAGGACAACCTCGCCCACGGGCGGCTGTCCGCGGTGCTGGGCGTGGAGGGGGGCCATGCCATCGAAGGGAAGGTGGAGCGGCTGGCGGAGCTGCACCGGCGCGGGGTGCGCTTCATGGGCCTCACCCACCTGTCCAACAACGACCTGGGCGGCTCCTCGTTCCCGATGATGGGCAACCGGGGGCTGACGACGCTGGGCCAGGAGGTGATGGAGGAGATGGCCCGGCTGGGGCTGAGCGTGGACGTGGCCCACGCCTCCGAGAGCACGCTGGAGGACCTCTTCGCCCACCCCACCGTCCGGTACTTCTGCTCCCACACCGGCGTGCGGGCCGCGGGCGGCGGGTGGCGCAACCTCTCGGACGCGGCCCTGCGGCGCATCGCGGACCGGGGTGGGGTGGTGGGCATCATCTTCGCCCCCGTGTACCTGGGTGGGGACTCGGTGGATGACGTGGTCCGCCACATCGAGCACGCCGTGGACGTCATGGGCGAGGAGGGCGTGGGGTTGGGCTCGGACTATGACGGCATGGTGCCGCTGCCCAAGGGCATGAAGGACGTCACGGACCTGCACCTGCTCACCGAGGCCCTGCTGCGCCGCCATCCGGAGTCCTGGGTGGAACGCGTCCTGGGTGGAAACTTCCGGCGTTTCTTCCAAAGGACACTGGGTGGTTGA
- a CDS encoding ARPP-2 domain-containing protein, which produces MKADARLLQRLEPAGLRLAPSQVWAGIRLVPVLRDTVRSDLRFARRTYDDAFTVVSLDGELQAPGLEYCSYIPHGMVVSWANKQADAVFGTQLHAPDGKRVKVGPFSVRLLHRMVHREDRHQLRMLPLHLAMEGFLALHFGGPDVAWSEYSRQALSHGLSPRFESSVPGWASSALDGALRTFEIHENQVGLLLFNADVLLSAFVVAHPEDYRALHRPLLEDFYGDLLLQYGFLGGAPELEVRLDDSRVASVEDLRAEVSRMRTDWADFHGFMAGALFGAEVSSERIYDAGPFLLQRFHTSLRPSEENHLGEAIVAEDGALMYLKTYRLSAAQTRRAYLLQQLASAGWKLADAAERLGATQDDLVVRLDNAGFGYLLKEHVLEEARRRQRR; this is translated from the coding sequence ATGAAGGCGGATGCACGACTCCTCCAGCGGCTGGAGCCCGCCGGGCTGCGGCTGGCGCCGTCCCAGGTCTGGGCTGGCATCCGCCTGGTGCCGGTGCTGCGCGACACCGTGCGCAGCGACCTGCGCTTCGCGCGGCGGACGTACGATGACGCCTTCACGGTGGTGTCATTGGACGGCGAGCTGCAGGCACCCGGCCTCGAGTACTGCTCGTACATTCCCCATGGCATGGTGGTGAGCTGGGCCAACAAGCAGGCCGATGCCGTCTTCGGCACGCAGCTCCACGCCCCGGATGGGAAGCGCGTGAAGGTGGGCCCCTTCTCCGTCCGCCTGCTGCACCGCATGGTGCACCGCGAGGACCGCCACCAGCTGCGCATGCTGCCGCTGCACCTGGCCATGGAGGGCTTCCTGGCGCTGCACTTCGGAGGGCCGGACGTCGCGTGGTCGGAGTACTCGCGCCAGGCGTTGTCCCACGGGCTGAGTCCCCGCTTCGAGAGCTCGGTGCCGGGGTGGGCCAGCTCCGCGCTCGACGGCGCGCTGCGCACCTTCGAGATTCACGAGAATCAGGTGGGGCTGCTGCTGTTCAACGCGGACGTGCTGCTGTCCGCCTTCGTGGTGGCCCACCCGGAGGACTACCGCGCGCTGCACCGCCCGCTGCTGGAGGATTTCTACGGGGACCTGCTCCTCCAGTACGGCTTCCTCGGTGGGGCGCCGGAGCTGGAGGTGCGCCTGGACGACTCGCGCGTCGCCAGCGTGGAGGACCTGCGCGCAGAGGTGTCGCGCATGCGGACGGACTGGGCGGACTTCCATGGCTTCATGGCCGGAGCGCTCTTCGGTGCCGAGGTGTCGTCCGAGCGCATCTACGACGCCGGCCCGTTCCTCCTCCAGCGCTTCCACACGAGCCTGCGTCCCTCGGAGGAGAACCACCTGGGCGAGGCCATCGTCGCGGAGGACGGCGCGCTGATGTACCTCAAGACGTACCGGCTCTCCGCGGCGCAGACGCGGCGGGCCTACCTGCTCCAGCAGCTCGCGAGCGCGGGCTGGAAGCTGGCGGACGCGGCCGAGCGCCTCGGCGCCACCCAGGACGACCTGGTCGTCCGCCTGGACAACGCCGGCTTCGGCTACCTCCTCAAGGAGCACGTCCTCGAGGAGGCCCGGCGGCGGCAGCGGCGCTGA
- a CDS encoding carboxymuconolactone decarboxylase family protein has translation MGSHAAVAAELLGSAEVVNAVLDDVGSAPISDAEKALFAFVDTLNHRSSEVGREDIGRLKAAGWTDEAIYDAVSVCALFNFYNRWIDGTGVQGMSAEAYQRMGKRMAPGGYAPPEPPKEPPKE, from the coding sequence ATGGGCTCTCACGCCGCGGTCGCGGCGGAACTGCTGGGCAGCGCGGAAGTGGTGAACGCGGTGCTGGACGACGTGGGCTCGGCCCCCATCTCCGACGCCGAGAAGGCGCTGTTCGCCTTCGTGGACACGCTCAACCACCGCTCGTCGGAGGTGGGCCGGGAGGACATCGGCCGCTTGAAGGCGGCAGGCTGGACGGACGAGGCCATCTACGACGCCGTCAGCGTCTGCGCCCTCTTCAACTTCTACAACCGCTGGATTGACGGCACCGGCGTCCAGGGCATGTCCGCGGAGGCGTACCAGCGGATGGGCAAGCGCATGGCCCCGGGTGGCTACGCGCCGCCAGAGCCTCCGAAGGAACCGCCGAAGGAATAG
- a CDS encoding carboxymuconolactone decarboxylase family protein — protein sequence MYLKDVEDHESDGHYGRMIRMAREAGAPVPQIWHLFAYKPKMTEALSRFTHEVMRGPSPLSAGLRELIAAYTSRGNECRF from the coding sequence ATGTACCTGAAGGACGTGGAGGACCACGAGTCCGACGGCCACTACGGCCGGATGATTCGCATGGCCCGTGAGGCGGGCGCTCCGGTTCCGCAGATCTGGCACCTGTTCGCATACAAGCCGAAGATGACGGAGGCCCTGTCCCGCTTCACCCACGAGGTGATGCGAGGCCCCTCTCCGCTGTCCGCCGGCCTGCGGGAGCTCATCGCCGCGTACACGTCACGCGGCAACGAATGTCGATTTTGA
- a CDS encoding alpha/beta fold hydrolase: MLTVTVDGVPLHYRDEGQGIPVLLLHAFPLHGGAFDAQVKALSGRYRFIVPDLRGFGQSGLGDGPTEMSRIAGDALALLDSLKLDSVVVGGVSMGGYAAMALLREDAGRVRGLVLVDTQATADDEAGKARREASAKEALEQGVEPLVQTLLPKLVASGPDSPAGREVAAMMRTASKAGVAAAQRGMALRPDSKDMLARYAGPALVVVGEHDAITPLEKARAMADLVSGARLEVIPGAGHLSNQEQPERFNSVLDGFLSSL; encoded by the coding sequence ATGCTGACCGTCACCGTGGATGGAGTCCCCCTGCACTACCGGGACGAGGGCCAGGGGATTCCCGTCCTGCTGCTGCACGCGTTTCCCCTCCATGGCGGCGCGTTCGACGCGCAGGTGAAGGCGCTGTCGGGCCGCTACCGCTTCATCGTCCCGGACCTCCGCGGGTTCGGGCAGAGCGGGCTCGGTGACGGGCCCACGGAGATGTCTCGCATCGCCGGGGATGCGCTGGCGCTGCTGGATTCGCTGAAGCTCGACTCGGTGGTGGTGGGCGGCGTGTCCATGGGCGGCTACGCGGCCATGGCCCTGCTGCGCGAGGACGCGGGCCGGGTGCGCGGGCTGGTGCTCGTGGACACCCAGGCCACCGCGGACGACGAGGCGGGCAAGGCACGGCGGGAGGCCTCCGCGAAGGAGGCGCTGGAGCAGGGCGTGGAGCCCCTCGTCCAGACGCTCCTGCCGAAGCTGGTGGCCTCGGGCCCGGACTCACCGGCGGGCCGCGAGGTGGCGGCGATGATGCGCACGGCCTCGAAGGCCGGCGTCGCCGCGGCCCAGCGGGGCATGGCGCTTCGGCCGGACAGCAAGGACATGCTGGCGCGCTACGCCGGCCCGGCGCTGGTGGTGGTGGGCGAGCACGACGCGATTACGCCGCTGGAGAAGGCCAGGGCCATGGCGGACCTCGTGTCCGGCGCGCGGCTGGAGGTGATTCCCGGCGCCGGCCACCTGTCCAACCAGGAGCAGCCGGAGCGGTTCAACTCAGTGCTGGACGGCTTCCTGTCGTCGCTCTGA
- the corA gene encoding magnesium/cobalt transporter CorA, which produces MIQVCLLKDGQVVSGGEELLSQEGRKWVDVQQPTEEEMSRVAERFGLHKLAVEDCLHLDQRPKLEEYPNHQFIVLQGFTTASKDVCDLTLHEHHFFLAQEWLISVHELPFVGFEAVLKRVKEDPKATLERGTDFVLYMLSDGLVDAQFPILDAFSDELEDLEIAIFDKVDKAQLQRIFAMKRMLVTFRRVLSPQRDVVGQLSRRGITNISDKSTLYFRDVYDHLVRLYEQIDAGRDIVGNVIDGYLSMVANKTNDITKQLTIFSTLFLPLSFIVGFFGQNFEALSTRGFYYAMWATIIGFPVALVLWFKHKQWL; this is translated from the coding sequence ATGATCCAGGTCTGTCTGTTGAAAGACGGTCAGGTGGTCAGCGGGGGGGAGGAGCTCCTCTCGCAGGAGGGTCGGAAGTGGGTCGACGTGCAGCAGCCGACCGAGGAGGAGATGAGCCGGGTGGCGGAGCGGTTCGGCCTGCACAAGCTGGCCGTGGAGGACTGCCTCCACCTGGATCAGCGCCCCAAGCTGGAGGAATACCCCAACCACCAGTTCATCGTCCTCCAGGGCTTCACCACCGCCAGCAAGGACGTGTGCGACCTCACGCTGCATGAGCACCACTTCTTCCTCGCCCAGGAATGGCTGATCAGCGTCCACGAGCTGCCCTTCGTGGGCTTCGAGGCGGTCCTCAAGCGAGTGAAGGAGGACCCGAAGGCGACGCTGGAGCGGGGCACCGACTTCGTCCTCTACATGCTGTCGGACGGGTTGGTGGACGCGCAGTTCCCCATCCTGGACGCGTTCAGCGACGAGCTGGAGGACCTGGAGATTGCCATCTTCGACAAGGTGGACAAGGCGCAGCTCCAGCGCATCTTCGCGATGAAGCGCATGCTGGTGACGTTCCGCCGGGTGCTGTCGCCCCAGCGGGACGTGGTGGGGCAGCTGTCGCGGCGGGGCATCACCAACATCAGCGACAAGTCCACGCTCTACTTCCGCGACGTGTACGACCACCTGGTGCGGCTGTACGAGCAGATCGACGCGGGCCGCGACATCGTGGGCAACGTGATTGATGGCTACCTCTCCATGGTGGCCAACAAGACGAACGACATCACCAAGCAGCTCACCATCTTCTCCACCCTCTTCCTGCCGCTGTCGTTCATCGTCGGCTTCTTCGGGCAGAACTTCGAGGCCCTGTCGACCCGGGGCTTCTATTACGCGATGTGGGCGACCATCATCGGGTTCCCGGTGGCGCTCGTCCTCTGGTTCAAGCACAAGCAGTGGCTCTGA
- a CDS encoding HAD-IIB family hydrolase: MPAARTSDAPRPLRAADLSRVQGVFTDVDGTLTTGHRLRADTVRALERLSEAGLRVVLVSGRPAGWGEAWARQLPVDGVIVENGGLFFLRGARGRLRKVYAEGPAERVANRKRLQAEVGRVLRKVPGARLSLDSAYTEVDLAVDYNEEARLGDAGASRIEELLHARGVTAVRSSVHVNCWLGRFDKLSAARRFAKVAWGETLEPGDGRYVYAGDSFNDAPMFKAFALGVGVANVRDVLDRIESPPAFITRAPEGRGFEELARAILARRGRAAREE; this comes from the coding sequence ATGCCGGCGGCCAGGACGTCGGACGCGCCGCGCCCGCTGCGCGCGGCGGACCTTTCCCGGGTGCAGGGCGTCTTCACGGACGTGGACGGCACGCTCACCACGGGGCACCGGCTGCGCGCGGACACCGTGCGAGCGCTCGAGCGCCTGTCCGAAGCAGGCCTGCGCGTGGTGCTGGTGAGCGGCCGGCCGGCGGGGTGGGGCGAGGCGTGGGCGCGGCAGCTCCCGGTAGACGGCGTCATCGTGGAGAACGGGGGGCTGTTCTTCCTGCGAGGGGCGCGGGGGCGGCTGCGGAAGGTGTACGCGGAGGGGCCCGCCGAGCGCGTGGCCAACCGGAAGCGGCTCCAGGCCGAGGTGGGGCGAGTGCTCCGCAAGGTGCCGGGGGCGCGGCTGTCGCTGGACAGCGCGTACACGGAGGTGGACCTCGCCGTGGACTACAACGAGGAGGCGCGGCTGGGAGACGCCGGGGCCTCGCGCATCGAAGAATTGCTGCACGCTCGCGGGGTGACGGCGGTGCGCTCGTCGGTGCACGTCAACTGCTGGCTGGGCCGGTTCGACAAGCTGAGCGCGGCGCGGCGCTTCGCGAAGGTGGCGTGGGGCGAGACGCTGGAGCCCGGGGACGGGCGCTACGTGTACGCCGGGGACTCTTTCAACGACGCCCCGATGTTCAAGGCATTTGCGCTGGGCGTGGGCGTGGCCAACGTGCGAGACGTGCTGGACCGCATCGAGTCGCCGCCCGCTTTCATCACCCGGGCGCCCGAGGGGCGGGGCTTCGAGGAGCTGGCGCGCGCCATCCTCGCCCGCCGGGGCCGTGCGGCCCGTGAGGAGTGA
- a CDS encoding class I SAM-dependent rRNA methyltransferase, translating into MNVVKLELARGLGRHLRAGHPWVFRKALEHVPKIPAGAVVDLTENGKFVARGYYDPHSAIAVRVLTRDPREAVDAAFITRRVRQALAERTSLIDLTDTDSYRLIHGEGDGLPGVVVDLYAGWAVMKLYSAGLTPYRPLIIEALKAGVPGLKGILGRDEVGRDDVDEDEGRGSGRMLYGHEAPELIPIRERGATFLVDAWKGQKTGFFLDQRENRYLIRRLGKGRDVLNCFSFSGGFSVNAALGGANSVFSVDQDPDAIALARENFTRNGLPAEKHDFLAADVFKIIQSFKEEGRTFDLIILDPPAFAKTQRAVQAAIDGYASLNRQALGILRPGGLLATASCSARVTPDDFMGAVREAGFKSGVDLALVEERYQPPDHPVRLQFPEGKYLKFYVLQSV; encoded by the coding sequence GTGAATGTCGTGAAGCTGGAGCTGGCGCGAGGACTGGGGCGCCACCTGCGCGCCGGGCACCCGTGGGTGTTCCGCAAGGCGCTGGAGCACGTGCCGAAGATTCCGGCCGGCGCGGTGGTGGACCTGACGGAGAACGGCAAGTTCGTGGCGCGCGGGTACTACGACCCGCACTCCGCCATCGCCGTGCGCGTGCTGACGCGAGACCCGCGCGAGGCGGTGGACGCGGCCTTCATCACCCGGCGGGTGCGGCAGGCGCTGGCCGAGCGCACGTCCCTCATCGACCTCACCGACACGGACAGCTACCGCCTGATTCACGGCGAGGGGGACGGGCTGCCGGGCGTGGTGGTGGACCTCTACGCGGGCTGGGCGGTGATGAAGCTGTACTCGGCGGGCCTGACGCCGTACCGCCCGCTCATCATCGAAGCGCTCAAGGCCGGAGTGCCGGGCCTCAAGGGCATCCTAGGCCGCGACGAAGTGGGCCGCGACGACGTGGACGAGGACGAGGGCCGCGGCTCGGGGCGCATGCTGTACGGGCACGAGGCGCCGGAGCTCATCCCCATCCGCGAGCGCGGGGCGACGTTCCTCGTGGACGCGTGGAAGGGCCAGAAGACGGGCTTCTTCCTGGACCAGCGGGAGAACCGCTACCTCATCCGGCGGCTGGGGAAGGGCCGGGACGTGCTCAACTGCTTCAGCTTCAGCGGGGGCTTCTCGGTCAACGCGGCGCTGGGCGGGGCCAACAGCGTGTTCTCGGTGGACCAGGACCCGGATGCCATCGCGCTGGCCCGCGAGAACTTCACGCGCAACGGGCTGCCCGCGGAGAAGCACGACTTCCTGGCGGCGGATGTCTTCAAGATCATCCAGTCCTTCAAGGAAGAGGGCCGCACGTTCGACCTCATCATCCTGGACCCGCCGGCCTTCGCGAAGACCCAGCGCGCGGTGCAGGCGGCCATCGACGGCTACGCGTCGCTCAACCGGCAGGCGCTGGGCATCCTGCGTCCGGGAGGGCTGCTGGCCACGGCGTCCTGCTCGGCGCGCGTGACGCCGGACGACTTCATGGGCGCGGTGCGTGAGGCGGGCTTCAAGTCCGGCGTGGACCTGGCGCTCGTGGAGGAGCGCTACCAGCCGCCGGACCACCCCGTGCGCCTGCAGTTCCCCGAGGGGAAGTACCTCAAGTTCTACGTGCTGCAGTCGGTGTAG
- a CDS encoding DnaJ-like cysteine-rich domain-containing protein, which translates to MVKPVTQFMTRYLVQEYDTEVMKYAARHHGDFTDELSALSELCGPGVAPPLERPVIPDRAWREENEPKADLVAARTAFRYENHAHPRLGELHAFYLSDIDPDLPERRLRQLIYVADEGKGFLVIARYALCERCRGTGQTGGSTCPECAGSGWRREAGEDLSAPGRLVEATNFEVPPHPDDLPAWEALQRRVP; encoded by the coding sequence ATGGTGAAACCGGTGACCCAGTTCATGACCCGGTACCTCGTGCAGGAGTACGACACGGAGGTGATGAAGTATGCGGCGCGCCACCATGGGGATTTCACGGACGAGCTCTCCGCGCTCTCCGAGCTGTGCGGACCCGGCGTAGCCCCTCCCCTTGAGCGGCCTGTCATTCCAGACAGGGCGTGGCGCGAGGAGAATGAGCCGAAGGCGGACCTCGTGGCCGCGCGGACCGCCTTCCGCTACGAGAACCACGCCCATCCCCGCCTCGGGGAACTGCATGCCTTCTATCTGAGCGACATCGACCCCGACCTCCCGGAGCGGAGGTTGCGCCAGCTCATCTACGTCGCGGACGAGGGTAAGGGCTTCCTCGTCATCGCCAGGTATGCCCTGTGCGAACGGTGCCGCGGCACGGGGCAGACTGGCGGGAGTACCTGCCCGGAGTGCGCCGGAAGTGGTTGGCGGAGGGAGGCTGGCGAGGACCTCTCCGCCCCGGGGAGGCTCGTCGAAGCGACGAACTTCGAAGTGCCCCCCCACCCCGACGACCTCCCCGCCTGGGAGGCCCTCCAGCGACGTGTCCCCTGA